From Firmicutes bacterium HGW-Firmicutes-1, the proteins below share one genomic window:
- a CDS encoding phage tail protein I, which yields MEGLKMINIKESSLISLLPPNIRENSDVIAACKAIDGEFQLMADSIKNTLIFADINNVSEKLLDHLAIEINTDFYDNTLSLGTKRNLVKNALIYHFTKGTPHAVELLVTDAFDSAKVEEWFEYGGDPFYFKVTTSDAIIDPNKINQLIEAISSIKNMRSHLESINIERITVLQPSIGILISGGDITTLSTNIPT from the coding sequence ATGGAGGGGTTGAAGATGATTAATATTAAAGAATCTAGCCTTATTAGTCTTTTACCTCCTAACATTAGAGAAAATAGTGATGTAATAGCTGCATGTAAAGCTATAGATGGTGAATTTCAACTAATGGCTGATTCAATAAAAAACACGCTAATTTTTGCAGATATTAATAATGTTTCAGAAAAATTATTAGATCACTTAGCAATTGAAATTAATACTGATTTTTATGATAACACATTGTCATTGGGAACCAAAAGAAATCTTGTAAAGAATGCTTTGATTTATCATTTTACAAAGGGAACTCCACATGCAGTAGAATTACTTGTAACAGATGCATTTGATAGTGCGAAAGTAGAAGAGTGGTTTGAGTATGGGGGTGACCCTTTTTATTTTAAAGTGACAACATCAGATGCTATCATTGACCCAAATAAAATCAATCAACTAATAGAAGCAATTAGTTCGATTAAGAATATGAGAAGTCACTTAGAAAGTATTAATATTGAAAGAATTACAGTATTACAGCCATCAATAGGAATCTTAATTAGTGGTGGTGATATTACAACTCTTTCAACAAATATTCCAACGTAA
- a CDS encoding helicase → MSTFQTVVPNIEGNRKLRTPQIEAYLNIKEYFINNPQGEALVVLPTGTGKSGLISIAPYGIAKKRVLIITPGLVTKKSVVKSLHPLEENFWIKYDVIFDPEDQPVVEEYQPDMLESSLKKCDFIITNVQKLQSKSKKSLINRVDPDFFDMVIIDEAHHSVANTWVKALKYFKKAKKLHVTGTPYRGDQQELPGKEIHNTALSEVMALKYVKWLRNQPVNNHELYFTIPGNDQRLSKDEVLEFKDKEWIEKSVAMSKECSMDVIKESIRLLKDYKASSPKVQHKILATACSIAHAEDIKKWYELAGMRVEIVHSDINSDELEKRFLRIEDHECDVVVSVNMLMEGYDHKYLTVLALFRPYRSLNAFAQVVGRVLRAIPDDEITAFEIDNNAVIVYHEETGLTDMWNFFSEEVEKSKKYKIREYSGYESDYKHREIIFAEVDIDGHYSLDQGSYLKELDFSRLFEEARERVKEKSNARYEELKKSNLSKDELEALRNFNERKVFDEEKDEIDAIMLDKRPEAARKRYRDMHVKSAQEGVDQLLEKKGIDPKASTLYNKFKGVLYGLSKVTPNDGILVRYVNARVSKRYGKMDKRELGKMGLSLKYMHTILVELEEMI, encoded by the coding sequence ATGTCAACATTTCAAACAGTTGTACCAAATATTGAAGGAAATAGGAAATTAAGAACACCTCAAATTGAGGCATATCTTAATATTAAAGAATATTTCATCAATAATCCTCAGGGGGAAGCTTTAGTTGTTCTACCAACAGGGACTGGCAAGAGTGGTCTAATATCTATAGCACCATATGGTATAGCAAAAAAAAGAGTTCTTATTATTACGCCTGGATTAGTAACTAAAAAGAGTGTCGTAAAGTCATTGCATCCACTTGAAGAAAATTTTTGGATAAAGTATGATGTAATTTTTGATCCAGAAGATCAACCGGTTGTTGAAGAGTATCAACCAGATATGTTAGAATCAAGCTTGAAAAAATGTGATTTTATAATAACAAATGTCCAAAAATTACAAAGCAAGAGTAAGAAATCATTAATTAATAGAGTTGACCCTGACTTTTTTGATATGGTTATAATTGATGAAGCACATCACTCTGTTGCTAATACATGGGTGAAAGCTCTAAAATATTTTAAGAAGGCAAAAAAATTGCATGTTACAGGTACACCGTACAGAGGAGATCAACAGGAACTGCCAGGTAAAGAAATTCATAATACCGCACTTTCAGAAGTAATGGCTCTTAAGTATGTCAAGTGGTTACGAAATCAACCAGTTAATAATCATGAACTGTATTTTACGATACCTGGTAACGATCAAAGACTTAGTAAAGACGAAGTCTTAGAATTTAAGGACAAAGAATGGATTGAGAAATCTGTTGCCATGTCAAAAGAATGTTCGATGGATGTTATAAAAGAAAGTATTAGGTTACTTAAGGACTATAAAGCGTCATCACCAAAGGTGCAACATAAAATATTAGCTACTGCATGTAGTATCGCCCATGCAGAAGATATAAAAAAATGGTATGAATTAGCTGGCATGAGAGTTGAAATTGTTCACAGTGATATTAATAGTGATGAACTAGAAAAAAGATTCTTACGCATTGAAGACCATGAATGTGATGTTGTAGTATCAGTAAATATGCTAATGGAAGGATATGATCATAAGTATCTAACGGTATTGGCACTTTTTAGACCATATAGAAGCTTGAATGCATTTGCACAAGTAGTCGGTAGGGTACTTAGGGCAATACCTGATGATGAAATTACAGCATTTGAAATAGATAATAATGCCGTCATCGTTTATCATGAAGAGACGGGGCTAACTGATATGTGGAACTTTTTCTCAGAAGAGGTAGAAAAAAGCAAGAAATATAAAATTAGGGAGTATAGTGGATATGAATCAGACTATAAACATAGAGAAATAATATTTGCTGAAGTTGACATTGATGGGCATTATTCACTTGATCAAGGCTCTTATTTAAAAGAATTAGATTTCAGTAGATTATTTGAAGAGGCTAGAGAAAGAGTCAAGGAAAAGTCGAATGCTAGGTATGAGGAATTGAAGAAAAGTAATCTTAGTAAAGATGAACTTGAGGCGCTAAGAAACTTCAATGAGCGCAAAGTATTTGATGAAGAGAAAGATGAAATTGATGCGATAATGCTTGATAAGAGACCAGAAGCTGCTAGAAAAAGGTACAGAGATATGCATGTAAAAAGTGCTCAAGAGGGTGTAGATCAATTACTTGAAAAGAAAGGTATAGACCCTAAGGCCTCGACATTATATAATAAGTTTAAGGGTGTATTATATGGACTTTCAAAAGTAACTCCGAATGATGGTATACTTGTTAGGTATGTAAATGCGAGGGTAAGTAAAAGATATGGTAAAATGGATAAGAGAGAACTGGGTAAGATGGGACTTTCTTTAAAATATATGCATACAATTTTAGTTGAATTGGAGGAGATGATTTAA
- a CDS encoding catalase — protein sequence MIKGTPFAAHFANHGRSPFPHDAAGVPWTAAFINSKDDPVTDLTENMAAEQKARTTYEHLIKLSDDPGVIDTLRFLREREVVHFQRFGETLRIVEDYQNTKKFY from the coding sequence ATGATAAAAGGCACACCATTTGCTGCACATTTTGCGAATCATGGAAGAAGTCCATTCCCACATGATGCAGCGGGAGTTCCGTGGACAGCAGCCTTTATCAATTCTAAAGATGATCCAGTAACGGATTTAACTGAAAATATGGCAGCAGAACAAAAGGCTAGAACAACATATGAACATTTAATTAAATTAAGTGATGACCCTGGAGTTATTGACACACTTAGATTTTTACGTGAAAGAGAAGTAGTTCACTTTCAAAGATTTGGCGAAACGCTACGTATTGTTGAAGATTATCAAAATACGAAGAAGTTTTATTAA
- a CDS encoding DUF1540 domain-containing protein, translated as MHDKNSTNNSIGCTVTDCRYHDTTDYCTLDHIDVVKSETMEDVAAQEATDCGSYELKD; from the coding sequence ATGCATGATAAAAATTCAACAAATAATAGTATAGGATGTACAGTAACAGATTGTAGATATCATGATACAACAGATTATTGTACACTTGATCACATTGATGTTGTGAAAAGTGAAACGATGGAAGATGTAGCAGCTCAAGAGGCTACTGATTGTGGTTCTTATGAACTAAAAGATTAA
- a CDS encoding spore gernimation protein produces MQIHVVQTGDTLMEIGLMYNVPMNLLITSNKIENPGSLVPGQTIVIPIWGSYYFVQPGDSLYTIGYRYKIPIAQLEKLNNLTNNSQIVPGMRLYLPQKPRTPMYSGGYVDTDITGDRSGEVVLEVGKHLSSIQAFSYQVNSKGELKPLQFENEVLNAAKETNSRPIMVITNIDEGKFSTEAATAVLSNPELRRAVLDKVIVIMKEKGYEGLDVDFEYLGAQNREAYNSFLVEARAILKRNGYSLSTAIAPKTSSDEVGVLYEGHDYAFHGKTVDYVFIMTYEWGYVAGPPRAVAPINEVKKVMDYTLTQIPKEKVMMGIPLYGYDWKLPFVAGESRARAISSQEAILLAEKYGVNIEYDAESASPFFKYRDEEGIEHEVWFEDARSIQAKFDLVKSLGIRGFFYWVLGREFPQNWLLVEDNFIIKTY; encoded by the coding sequence ATGCAAATTCATGTAGTTCAAACAGGTGATACATTAATGGAAATTGGTTTAATGTATAATGTTCCCATGAACCTATTAATTACTTCCAATAAAATTGAAAATCCGGGGTCTTTGGTTCCAGGTCAAACTATAGTGATCCCCATTTGGGGTTCTTATTATTTTGTCCAACCCGGGGATTCGCTTTATACGATAGGTTACAGATATAAAATTCCAATCGCACAGCTTGAAAAGCTTAATAACCTAACAAATAACAGTCAAATTGTTCCGGGGATGAGATTATACCTTCCTCAAAAACCAAGAACACCTATGTATTCAGGGGGATATGTTGATACAGATATTACTGGTGATCGATCTGGAGAAGTGGTTTTAGAGGTAGGAAAACATTTATCGTCCATTCAAGCATTTAGCTATCAAGTGAATAGTAAAGGTGAGCTAAAGCCGTTACAATTTGAAAATGAGGTACTTAATGCTGCCAAAGAAACCAATTCTAGGCCAATCATGGTTATTACTAATATTGATGAGGGAAAATTCAGTACAGAAGCAGCAACAGCGGTATTGAGTAACCCAGAGTTAAGAAGAGCGGTTCTTGACAAGGTAATTGTAATCATGAAAGAAAAAGGTTATGAGGGACTAGATGTGGATTTTGAGTATTTAGGTGCTCAAAACAGAGAAGCATATAATAGTTTTTTAGTTGAGGCAAGAGCCATTCTAAAAAGAAATGGTTATTCACTATCAACTGCAATTGCACCTAAAACATCTTCGGATGAGGTAGGCGTCTTATATGAAGGACATGATTATGCATTTCATGGAAAAACAGTAGACTATGTTTTTATAATGACCTATGAATGGGGTTACGTTGCTGGACCACCTAGAGCCGTAGCTCCAATAAATGAAGTTAAGAAAGTAATGGATTATACATTAACTCAAATCCCTAAAGAAAAAGTAATGATGGGTATACCGCTATATGGTTATGATTGGAAACTGCCCTTTGTTGCAGGAGAATCAAGAGCGAGAGCCATAAGCTCTCAAGAAGCAATCCTTCTTGCAGAAAAATATGGTGTAAACATTGAATATGATGCGGAGTCAGCATCTCCATTTTTTAAATATAGAGATGAAGAAGGTATTGAGCATGAAGTTTGGTTTGAAGATGCAAGAAGTATTCAAGCTAAGTTTGATCTTGTAAAATCGTTAGGAATTAGAGGTTTCTTCTATTGGGTATTAGGACGTGAATTTCCACAAAATTGGCTGCTTGTTGAAGACAATTTTATTATAAAAACATATTAA
- a CDS encoding rhodanese-like domain-containing protein: MFELFKKNFSNVNAEQVQGWIKDEDVVIVDVREEYEYKKGHIPQAKLIPLNTIPQRLSEIDKSKKIIVVCASGGRSKGAASFLSSEGYQVYNMMGGMMAWAGPIK; the protein is encoded by the coding sequence ATGTTTGAATTATTCAAGAAAAACTTTTCTAATGTAAATGCAGAGCAGGTTCAGGGTTGGATCAAAGATGAAGATGTTGTTATTGTTGATGTTAGAGAAGAATATGAATATAAGAAAGGTCATATTCCACAAGCAAAACTAATTCCATTAAATACAATACCTCAAAGACTCTCGGAAATTGATAAAAGTAAGAAGATAATAGTTGTTTGTGCAAGTGGAGGTAGGAGTAAGGGTGCAGCAAGCTTTTTAAGTAGTGAAGGCTATCAAGTATATAATATGATGGGTGGTATGATGGCTTGGGCAGGTCCCATAAAATAG
- a CDS encoding segregation/condensation protein A yields the protein MSIPVKIKVFEGPLDLLLHLIDKHKLNIYDIPIAEVTDQYLEYIRQMKTDRMEIMSEFIEMAAILINIKSKMLLPVDEIEEEETGDPRQELMDKLIEYRKFKLMASQLKELQGDALKVIYKDPTIPEEIASLLPVADPEKLLSEVDFSKLYSVFKSVMKKKTDKIDPIRSKFGEIKKEEFTVEDKINEIKALCERYESFSFKDLLEVQQGKVAVIVTFLAILELMKMGLIEILQETLFDDILIKFIGRN from the coding sequence ATGAGCATACCAGTAAAAATAAAAGTATTTGAAGGCCCGCTTGATTTATTGCTTCATTTAATTGATAAGCACAAGTTAAATATTTATGATATTCCCATTGCTGAGGTTACAGATCAATACTTAGAATATATTCGACAAATGAAAACAGACAGAATGGAAATCATGAGTGAGTTCATTGAAATGGCTGCCATATTAATAAATATCAAATCTAAAATGCTATTGCCAGTTGATGAAATAGAGGAAGAAGAAACAGGTGACCCTAGACAGGAATTAATGGATAAGCTTATTGAATATCGTAAATTTAAGCTTATGGCATCCCAGCTCAAGGAGCTCCAAGGGGATGCACTAAAGGTAATATATAAAGATCCTACAATTCCAGAAGAAATTGCTTCTTTATTACCTGTGGCTGATCCTGAAAAATTATTAAGTGAAGTAGATTTTTCAAAACTTTATTCGGTTTTCAAATCTGTAATGAAGAAAAAAACTGATAAAATTGACCCTATAAGAAGCAAATTTGGAGAAATCAAAAAAGAAGAATTCACCGTTGAAGATAAAATCAATGAAATCAAAGCACTGTGTGAACGTTATGAAAGCTTTAGCTTTAAGGACTTACTAGAAGTACAGCAAGGAAAAGTAGCTGTCATTGTAACCTTCTTAGCAATATTAGAATTAATGAAGATGGGTTTGATTGAGATTCTTCAAGAAACCTTATTTGATGATATTTTGATTAAATTTATCGGAAGGAATTAA
- the scpB gene encoding SMC-Scp complex subunit ScpB, which produces MEISKIEAAIEAVLFSIGDAIHINKLCEVLGQDKKTTKRIINNLCDRYEEENRGIRIIVLEECYQLCSKPEYYEFIKQISHKSREFSLTDVLVETLSIIAYKQPITKLHIEEIRGVNSNHAVNKLVEYQLITEVGRLNAPGRPVLFGTSQEFLRCFGLESVEQMPFLEESQLSMLKNEVLEEVQLKLVD; this is translated from the coding sequence ATGGAAATAAGTAAAATTGAAGCAGCTATAGAGGCAGTATTATTTTCAATTGGAGATGCAATTCATATTAATAAGCTATGTGAGGTTTTAGGACAAGATAAAAAAACAACAAAGCGTATTATTAACAACTTGTGTGATCGTTATGAGGAAGAAAATCGTGGAATTCGAATCATTGTTTTAGAAGAATGCTATCAGTTATGCTCAAAGCCCGAATACTATGAATTCATTAAACAAATAAGCCATAAATCAAGAGAATTCTCCTTAACAGATGTATTGGTGGAGACGTTATCAATTATTGCATATAAGCAACCGATTACTAAGTTGCATATTGAAGAAATTAGAGGTGTTAATTCCAATCATGCAGTAAATAAGTTGGTGGAATATCAATTGATCACTGAGGTTGGTAGGTTAAATGCTCCGGGAAGGCCAGTTTTATTTGGTACAAGTCAAGAGTTTTTAAGATGTTTTGGCTTAGAATCGGTTGAACAAATGCCGTTTTTAGAGGAATCTCAATTATCAATGCTCAAGAACGAAGTATTAGAAGAAGTACAATTGAAGCTTGTGGACTAG
- a CDS encoding D-alanyl-D-alanine carboxypeptidase yields the protein MGIVMKRILTLIIAVIFMNNIIFFRVYAIDQNEIIAQSAILIDKVTGRVLWEKNADKKMAMASTTKIMTCIVALENGKLDQKIAVSHKAEIAPKVKLYIKEGESYLLEDLLYALMLESSNDVAIAIAEGVGGSVEEFCDIMTEKAKEIGARNTSFKTPNGLDAEGHYTTAYDLALITKYALENTEFNNIINTPAHSFSEVTNKSRFSVDNKNAFLNMYEGANGVKTGYTGDAGYCFVGSVKQGDMELIVVLLACGWPNNRTYRWRDTIALMDYGFDHYSYKTILKDKTIVIKLDNIKFSSKGSTLGMLSQDVRTIVREDEKVDVIYDMIPIDEAPIIKDSVIGTAIIYIDNQLYTTIDIKATNTVERIDYAYCCNYVWKLFIGK from the coding sequence ATGGGAATCGTGATGAAGAGAATTCTTACTTTAATTATTGCTGTTATTTTTATGAACAATATTATCTTTTTTCGTGTTTATGCAATAGATCAAAATGAAATAATTGCCCAAAGTGCAATTCTTATTGACAAGGTGACTGGAAGAGTATTATGGGAAAAAAATGCTGATAAAAAAATGGCAATGGCGAGTACAACAAAAATAATGACATGTATAGTAGCACTTGAAAACGGCAAGCTTGATCAAAAAATTGCTGTTAGTCATAAAGCAGAAATTGCCCCCAAGGTAAAATTATATATTAAAGAAGGAGAATCCTATTTATTAGAGGATTTATTATACGCGTTGATGCTAGAATCAAGCAATGACGTTGCAATTGCAATTGCTGAGGGAGTTGGTGGTAGTGTAGAAGAGTTTTGTGATATTATGACTGAAAAGGCTAAAGAAATTGGTGCACGAAATACATCGTTTAAAACACCAAATGGATTAGATGCAGAAGGACATTATACAACTGCTTATGATCTAGCGCTCATTACAAAATATGCCTTGGAAAATACGGAATTTAACAATATTATCAATACACCTGCGCATAGTTTCTCAGAAGTTACTAACAAAAGTAGGTTTAGTGTAGATAATAAAAATGCTTTCTTAAATATGTATGAAGGTGCTAATGGAGTGAAAACTGGGTATACTGGAGATGCAGGGTACTGTTTTGTTGGTTCTGTAAAACAAGGAGATATGGAGCTAATAGTAGTTTTACTAGCATGTGGTTGGCCAAATAATAGAACATATAGATGGCGTGATACAATAGCTTTAATGGATTATGGATTTGATCATTATTCGTACAAAACAATCTTGAAAGATAAAACAATAGTAATTAAACTTGATAATATTAAGTTTTCAAGCAAGGGCTCAACCCTCGGCATGTTATCACAAGATGTCCGGACAATAGTTAGAGAAGATGAAAAGGTAGATGTGATATATGATATGATTCCAATTGATGAAGCACCAATCATAAAAGATTCAGTTATTGGAACAGCAATCATATATATCGATAATCAACTGTATACAACCATTGATATTAAAGCAACGAATACAGTAGAAAGAATTGATTATGCTTACTGTTGTAACTATGTATGGAAACTGTTTATAGGTAAATAG
- a CDS encoding rRNA pseudouridine synthase, with amino-acid sequence MEIRLQKYLAEAGIASRRASEKLIEDGRVKVNGQTVTTQGLKIDPSIDSVEYDGIIVDHVTELKYYMLHKPTRYVTTASDEKGRKTVLDLLPTNERLYPMGRLDYMSSGLLLITNDGDLTYKLTHPKHVVGKKYIAIVEPKADENEIDKLRNGADLGIYQTSPCSITIITEDSNTQTLEIILHEGKNRQIRRMFEWIDTKVIFLKRIAVGDLELGDLEQGEYRALTNDEIDYLKRL; translated from the coding sequence ATGGAAATCAGATTACAAAAGTATTTGGCGGAAGCAGGCATTGCGTCAAGAAGAGCATCAGAAAAGTTAATTGAAGATGGAAGAGTTAAGGTGAATGGACAAACGGTTACTACGCAAGGGCTCAAAATAGATCCAAGTATAGATTCGGTTGAATATGATGGAATTATAGTTGATCACGTTACTGAACTGAAATATTATATGCTTCATAAACCAACTAGGTATGTTACAACAGCTTCAGATGAGAAAGGGAGAAAAACAGTTCTAGATCTCTTGCCAACGAACGAAAGATTATATCCAATGGGAAGACTAGACTATATGTCAAGTGGATTACTCCTAATAACCAATGATGGAGATTTAACCTATAAGCTTACTCACCCCAAACATGTTGTTGGGAAAAAATATATTGCCATTGTTGAACCAAAAGCAGATGAAAATGAGATTGATAAACTTAGAAATGGTGCAGATTTAGGAATATATCAAACATCTCCCTGCAGCATTACTATCATCACAGAGGATTCAAATACACAGACATTAGAAATAATACTACATGAAGGTAAGAACAGACAAATTAGAAGAATGTTTGAATGGATTGATACAAAAGTTATATTTTTAAAAAGAATAGCAGTTGGTGATTTAGAATTAGGAGACTTAGAACAAGGCGAGTATAGAGCTTTAACAAATGATGAAATTGATTATTTGAAAAGATTATAA
- a CDS encoding SAM-dependent methyltransferase — protein MITDQITTIVKKEISPYIHEGYIAVDLTAGNGNDTCFLAEAVGKSGKVYAFDVQAIAIENTKRKLEDKQLQDRVSLIHDGHENIGQYINRKINVAMLNLGYLPSGDKAIITRPETTIIAINKVIEMLEIGGVMSIVVYYGHDGGVREKDVVENLLRNLDEKNIDIMTISYLNRKNAAPVIHLLHKRTNLDKF, from the coding sequence TTGATAACAGATCAAATAACTACAATCGTAAAAAAAGAGATTAGCCCTTATATTCATGAGGGCTATATTGCCGTAGATTTGACTGCTGGAAATGGAAATGATACTTGTTTCCTTGCAGAAGCTGTAGGCAAATCGGGAAAAGTTTATGCATTTGATGTACAAGCAATAGCTATTGAAAATACAAAAAGAAAATTAGAGGATAAACAATTACAAGATAGGGTATCATTAATTCATGATGGTCATGAAAATATTGGTCAATATATTAATAGAAAAATCAATGTTGCTATGTTAAATTTAGGGTATTTACCAAGTGGTGACAAAGCAATTATCACTCGTCCTGAAACAACCATTATTGCAATCAATAAGGTTATTGAAATGCTAGAAATAGGTGGGGTTATGTCAATTGTTGTATATTACGGTCATGATGGTGGAGTCCGAGAAAAGGATGTTGTAGAAAACCTGTTGAGAAATTTAGATGAAAAAAATATTGATATAATGACTATTTCATACCTGAATCGTAAAAACGCAGCACCAGTAATACACTTATTACACAAGAGAACAAATTTGGATAAATTTTGA
- a CDS encoding carboxyl transferase, which produces MSIQEKISELTNRRGQIEQGGGSAAIEKIHADGKLTARERVELLLDTNTFVELGAFVKQRATDFNLSVKEAPADGVVTGYGAINGRLVYVYSQDATVMGGALGEMHAKKITTIYDMALKMGAPVLALIDSAGLRLQEATDALEGFGILFLKQSLASGVVPQITAILGSCGGGAAVIPSLSDFTFMTEKNTKLFVNSPNALDDKSASFEKYASAAFHAENTGIVDFVCESDAACLASMRNLVDLLPSNNYEESPLFETTDDPNRITEELALLANIVEHGVNARTIITSIADNNAAIEVKANYATEVVTSFVKLNGSTVGIVANHTIGNEGKITSIGCKKIVSFVKFCDAFNIPLVTFTDVAGFAATVAEERAGLSKAVAKMTYSFASATVPKINVIVNRAYGSAYVSQNSKHIGADFVFAWPTAVISVMDATAAVKIMYAEEIATSSVSDEVIAAKSSEYANLQASPYVAASRGYIDDVIDPASTRKRLIAALEMLFTKRDFGPEKKHGTV; this is translated from the coding sequence ATGAGTATCCAAGAAAAAATTAGTGAACTCACTAACCGCCGAGGCCAAATAGAGCAAGGAGGCGGCAGTGCCGCAATCGAGAAAATCCATGCCGATGGTAAGCTTACGGCTAGGGAAAGAGTTGAATTACTTCTTGACACGAATACTTTTGTTGAATTAGGTGCCTTTGTGAAACAAAGAGCTACAGATTTCAACCTAAGTGTGAAAGAAGCTCCTGCTGATGGGGTTGTTACTGGTTACGGTGCAATCAACGGTAGATTAGTATATGTTTACAGTCAAGATGCTACAGTAATGGGTGGCGCATTAGGTGAAATGCACGCTAAGAAAATTACTACAATTTATGACATGGCTTTGAAAATGGGAGCACCAGTATTAGCACTCATTGATTCAGCAGGATTAAGATTACAAGAAGCTACAGATGCATTAGAAGGATTTGGTATTTTATTCCTTAAACAATCCTTAGCATCAGGTGTTGTACCTCAAATCACTGCAATTCTAGGAAGCTGTGGCGGTGGAGCTGCAGTCATTCCATCCCTGTCTGACTTTACCTTTATGACAGAAAAAAACACAAAGTTATTCGTGAATAGTCCAAATGCCTTAGATGATAAATCAGCAAGCTTTGAAAAATATGCTAGTGCTGCTTTTCATGCAGAAAACACTGGCATAGTCGATTTTGTATGTGAGTCAGATGCAGCTTGTCTTGCTTCAATGAGAAATCTAGTTGACTTACTACCATCTAATAATTATGAGGAAAGTCCGTTGTTTGAGACAACTGATGATCCGAATAGAATTACTGAAGAGCTTGCGCTACTTGCTAATATTGTTGAACATGGAGTGAATGCTAGAACAATCATTACTTCAATAGCAGACAATAATGCAGCAATTGAAGTGAAAGCAAATTATGCAACTGAAGTAGTGACTTCTTTTGTTAAATTGAATGGGTCTACTGTCGGAATTGTGGCGAACCATACAATTGGGAATGAAGGAAAGATCACTAGTATTGGTTGCAAGAAAATTGTTAGTTTCGTTAAATTCTGTGATGCTTTTAATATTCCACTGGTAACGTTTACAGACGTTGCTGGATTTGCTGCAACTGTAGCAGAAGAAAGAGCGGGACTTTCAAAAGCAGTAGCAAAAATGACTTATTCATTCGCTAGCGCGACAGTACCAAAAATAAATGTAATCGTAAATAGAGCATATGGTTCAGCTTATGTGTCTCAAAACAGCAAGCACATTGGAGCTGACTTTGTTTTTGCATGGCCAACAGCGGTTATTTCTGTAATGGATGCTACAGCTGCAGTAAAGATTATGTATGCTGAAGAAATTGCAACCTCATCGGTATCTGATGAAGTTATTGCTGCAAAATCAAGCGAATATGCAAATTTACAAGCAAGCCCATATGTAGCAGCTAGTAGAGGTTATATTGATGATGTGATCGATCCTGCATCTACAAGAAAACGTCTTATTGCAGCTTTAGAAATGCTATTTACAAAAAGAGATTTTGGTCCAGAAAAAAAACATGGTACAGTTTAA
- a CDS encoding acetyl-CoA carboxylase biotin carboxyl carrier protein subunit (composes the biotin carboxyl carrier protein subunit of the acetyl-CoA carboxylase complex, the enzyme that catalyzes the carboxylation of acetyl-CoA to malonyl-CoA, which in turn controls the rate of fatty acid metabolism) has product MKKFQVTVNGNTYQVDVEELQGGQTVAAPVMTAPVAAVAAPVAAPAAAPVAAPVSAPAAVAAGANKLDAPMQGKIVGVKVSVGATVKAGDVIVVLEAMKMENEIVSPFTGTVASINVTEGQSVNAGDLLASIN; this is encoded by the coding sequence ATGAAAAAATTTCAAGTAACAGTGAATGGAAATACGTATCAAGTTGATGTTGAAGAGCTTCAAGGTGGTCAAACAGTAGCAGCACCGGTTATGACTGCACCAGTAGCAGCAGTAGCAGCACCAGTAGCAGCACCAGCAGCAGCACCAGTAGCAGCACCAGTTTCAGCTCCAGCAGCAGTTGCGGCAGGGGCAAACAAATTAGATGCACCAATGCAAGGGAAGATTGTTGGTGTAAAAGTATCCGTAGGTGCCACTGTAAAAGCTGGTGACGTAATCGTAGTATTAGAAGCTATGAAAATGGAAAATGAAATTGTATCTCCTTTTACGGGAACAGTTGCTTCAATTAATGTAACTGAAGGACAATCTGTAAATGCTGGGGATTTATTGGCATCAATTAATTAA